In one Pseudomonas purpurea genomic region, the following are encoded:
- the pyrF gene encoding orotidine-5'-phosphate decarboxylase: MSACQTPIIVALDFPTRDAALKLADQLDPKLCRVKVGKELFTSCASEIVGTLRDKGFEVFLDLKFHDIPNTTAMAVKAAAEMGVWMVNVHCSGGLRMMAACREVLDQRTGPKPLLIGVTVLTSMEREDLAGIGLDIEPQEQVLRLAALAEKAGMDGLVCSALEAQALKAAHPSLQLVTPGIRPAGSAQDDQRRILTPRQALDAGSDYLVIGRPISQAADPAKALAAVVAELA; this comes from the coding sequence ATGTCCGCCTGCCAGACTCCTATCATCGTCGCCCTGGATTTCCCTACCCGTGACGCCGCACTGAAGCTGGCCGACCAGTTGGACCCGAAACTGTGCCGGGTCAAAGTCGGTAAAGAGCTGTTCACCAGCTGCGCTTCGGAAATTGTCGGGACCCTGCGCGACAAGGGTTTCGAAGTGTTCCTGGACCTCAAGTTCCACGACATCCCGAACACCACCGCCATGGCGGTCAAGGCTGCGGCGGAAATGGGCGTGTGGATGGTCAATGTGCACTGCTCCGGTGGCCTGCGCATGATGGCCGCGTGCCGCGAAGTGCTCGACCAGCGCACGGGCCCGAAACCGCTGCTGATTGGCGTGACCGTGCTGACCAGCATGGAGCGTGAGGACCTGGCGGGCATCGGCCTGGACATCGAACCGCAGGAGCAGGTGCTGCGCCTCGCGGCCCTGGCGGAAAAAGCCGGGATGGACGGCTTGGTGTGCTCAGCCCTGGAAGCCCAGGCGCTGAAAGCCGCGCACCCGTCGCTGCAACTGGTGACCCCGGGGATTCGTCCGGCGGGCAGCGCCCAGGACGACCAGCGCCGAATCCTGACGCCACGCCAGGCCCTGGATGCCGGTTCCGACTACCTGGTAATCGGTCGTCCGATCAGCCAGGCGGCTGATCCGGCCAAGGCACTGGCCGCCGTAGTCGCCGAACTGGCGTAA
- a CDS encoding NADP-dependent oxidoreductase, with protein sequence MTAQINRQFLLAKRPVGAATRETFTYQQVPVGEPAAGQILVKNEYLSLDPAMRGWMNEGKSYIPPVGLGEVMRALGVGQVIASNNPGFAVGDYVNGALGVQDYFLGEPRGFYKVDPKLAPLPRYLSALGMTGMTAYFALLDVGAPKAGETVVLSGAAGAVGSIAGQIAKIKGCRVVGIAGGADKCKFLMDELGFDGVIDYKNEDVIAGLKRECPKGVDVYFDNVGGDILDAVLSRLNMKARVVICGAISQYNNKEAVKGPANYLSLLVNRARMEGFVVMDYAAQFAAAGQEMAEWMAKGQLKSKEDIVEGLETFPETLMKLFSGENFGKLVLKV encoded by the coding sequence ATGACTGCCCAGATCAACCGTCAGTTCCTCCTCGCCAAACGCCCGGTGGGTGCAGCGACTCGCGAAACCTTCACCTATCAGCAGGTTCCGGTCGGCGAACCGGCGGCGGGCCAGATCCTGGTCAAGAACGAGTACCTGTCACTGGACCCGGCCATGCGTGGCTGGATGAACGAAGGCAAGTCGTACATCCCGCCCGTGGGCCTTGGTGAAGTCATGCGGGCGCTGGGCGTGGGCCAAGTCATTGCTTCGAACAACCCGGGGTTTGCGGTGGGCGATTACGTCAACGGCGCGCTGGGTGTGCAGGATTACTTCCTGGGCGAGCCTAGAGGTTTCTACAAGGTAGATCCGAAACTGGCGCCGTTGCCGCGCTACCTGTCAGCCCTGGGCATGACCGGCATGACCGCCTATTTCGCCCTGCTCGATGTCGGCGCGCCGAAGGCCGGTGAAACCGTGGTGCTGTCCGGCGCCGCCGGTGCGGTAGGCAGCATCGCCGGGCAGATCGCCAAAATCAAAGGCTGCCGCGTGGTCGGCATTGCGGGCGGCGCCGACAAATGCAAGTTTCTGATGGATGAGTTGGGTTTCGACGGTGTCATCGACTACAAGAATGAAGACGTCATTGCCGGTCTCAAACGCGAATGCCCGAAAGGGGTCGACGTGTATTTCGACAACGTTGGCGGCGATATTCTCGATGCCGTGCTCAGCCGCCTGAACATGAAGGCGCGCGTGGTGATCTGCGGCGCCATCAGCCAGTACAACAACAAAGAGGCGGTCAAGGGCCCGGCCAATTACCTGTCGTTGCTGGTCAACCGTGCGCGAATGGAGGGTTTCGTGGTGATGGATTACGCCGCGCAATTCGCCGCTGCCGGCCAGGAGATGGCCGAGTGGATGGCCAAGGGGCAACTCAAGAGCAAGGAAGACATCGTTGAAGGGCTGGAGACGTTCCCGGAAACGCTGATGAAGCTGTTCAGCGGTGAGAACTTCGGCAAGCTGGTGTTGAAGGTCTGA